The following proteins come from a genomic window of Yinghuangia sp. ASG 101:
- a CDS encoding SulP family inorganic anion transporter has translation MRRPGAIVPRADITASLVVFLVALPLCVGVAVASGVPAELGLVTGIVGGVVTGLLPGSSLQVSGPAAGLTVLVFEAVREYGLPALGGFVLAAGLLQLVMGALRLGRWFRAISVAVVEGMLAGIGLVLIAGQLYAMADTKAPADGLEKITGLPGLFADTFGSGGTALTAFLLGAVTITVLVGWKKLPKAFRVLPAPLAAVGLATAAAFLLDLSVAKVEVSGLLDAIQPPDPGDLGHMAEIGAIGTVLAFTLIASAESLFSAAAVDRLHDGPRTQYDKELMAQGAGNTVCGLLGALPMTAVIVRSAANVQAGAKTKASRVLHGVWLLLFAALMPAALGVIPIAALAGVLVYSGCKLIPLRELGGLWREHRGEALVLAATAVGIVTVSMFEGVLIGLALAVVKTAWETSHVRLDVVDKGSGPIEAHLLGNATFLRLPKILDALEALPQHRPIELHLSGLHHLDHACRTSLENWAARHSVGDTEPVKVTAS, from the coding sequence CTGCGCCGACCCGGGGCTATCGTCCCGCGGGCCGATATCACCGCCTCCTTGGTGGTCTTCCTCGTGGCGCTCCCGCTGTGCGTCGGGGTGGCTGTCGCATCGGGGGTGCCCGCCGAACTGGGCTTGGTCACCGGCATCGTCGGGGGAGTGGTCACCGGTCTGCTGCCCGGCAGCAGCCTCCAGGTCTCCGGCCCGGCCGCCGGACTGACCGTGCTCGTCTTCGAGGCCGTGCGCGAGTACGGGTTGCCCGCTCTCGGCGGCTTCGTCCTCGCGGCGGGGCTGCTGCAACTCGTCATGGGCGCCCTGCGACTCGGCCGGTGGTTCCGGGCCATCTCGGTCGCCGTCGTCGAGGGCATGCTCGCCGGGATCGGGCTGGTGCTCATCGCGGGCCAGTTGTACGCCATGGCGGACACCAAGGCTCCCGCCGACGGGCTGGAGAAGATCACCGGGCTCCCCGGGTTGTTCGCCGACACGTTCGGCTCGGGCGGCACCGCGCTGACGGCGTTCCTCCTCGGCGCGGTGACGATCACGGTGCTGGTCGGCTGGAAGAAGCTGCCGAAGGCCTTTCGGGTCCTCCCCGCGCCGCTGGCCGCCGTCGGCCTCGCGACGGCCGCCGCCTTCCTCCTCGACCTCTCGGTGGCCAAGGTCGAGGTGAGCGGACTTCTGGACGCCATCCAGCCGCCCGACCCCGGCGACTTGGGGCACATGGCCGAGATCGGCGCGATCGGCACCGTGCTGGCGTTCACCCTCATCGCGTCGGCGGAGAGTCTGTTCAGCGCCGCCGCGGTGGACCGCCTGCACGACGGCCCGCGCACCCAGTACGACAAGGAGTTGATGGCCCAGGGCGCGGGCAACACCGTGTGCGGGCTGCTGGGCGCGCTGCCGATGACCGCCGTCATCGTCCGAAGCGCCGCCAATGTCCAGGCGGGAGCGAAGACGAAGGCGTCCCGGGTGCTGCACGGCGTGTGGCTGTTGTTGTTCGCCGCGTTGATGCCCGCCGCGCTCGGCGTCATCCCCATCGCCGCACTCGCCGGGGTCCTCGTCTACTCCGGCTGCAAGCTCATTCCCCTGCGGGAACTGGGCGGCCTGTGGCGCGAACACCGCGGCGAGGCACTGGTCCTCGCCGCCACGGCGGTGGGGATCGTGACGGTGAGCATGTTCGAGGGCGTGCTCATCGGACTGGCCCTGGCCGTGGTCAAGACGGCATGGGAGACCTCCCACGTGCGCCTGGACGTCGTGGACAAGGGCTCCGGTCCGATCGAGGCCCATTTGCTCGGCAACGCCACCTTCCTGCGGCTGCCGAAGATCCTCGACGCCCTGGAGGCCCTGCCGCAGCACCGGCCCATCGAGCTGCATCTGTCCGGACTGCACCACCTCGACCACGCGTGCCGTACATCACTGGAGAACTGGGCCGCCCGGCACAGCGTCGGCGACACCGAACCGGTCAAGGTCACGGCCTCCTGA
- a CDS encoding response regulator — MIRVLVVDDQRLVRAGLRMLCDSAPDIEVLGEAEDGHQATRLATELRPDVVLMDLRMPGMDGTAATRRVLADRPATRVVVLTTFDDDQHLYPALAAGACGFLAKDVGPGELLEGIRLAAGGGHPFSPKVLRRVVERALQAGDHENLGPRASAAIGTATFTRRERDVLALLGAGLSNGQIATRLNIGVTTVKTHITTLMTKTGSRNRVRLAVLAARHGLLPE, encoded by the coding sequence GTGATCCGCGTGCTTGTCGTCGACGACCAGCGCCTGGTCAGGGCCGGGCTCCGCATGCTGTGCGACTCGGCGCCCGACATCGAGGTCCTGGGCGAGGCCGAGGACGGCCACCAGGCCACCCGACTGGCCACGGAACTCCGCCCGGACGTCGTCCTGATGGACCTGCGTATGCCCGGCATGGACGGGACCGCCGCGACCCGACGCGTCTTGGCCGACCGTCCCGCCACCAGGGTTGTCGTCCTGACCACGTTCGACGACGACCAGCACCTGTACCCCGCGCTGGCGGCCGGCGCGTGCGGTTTCCTCGCCAAGGACGTCGGCCCCGGGGAACTCCTGGAGGGAATCCGGCTCGCGGCCGGCGGCGGCCACCCCTTCAGCCCGAAAGTGCTGCGCCGCGTGGTCGAACGCGCCCTCCAGGCAGGCGATCACGAGAACTTGGGGCCGCGGGCATCAGCGGCCATCGGCACCGCGACATTCACCCGACGCGAACGCGACGTACTCGCGCTGCTCGGTGCCGGCCTGTCGAACGGCCAAATCGCCACGCGCCTGAACATCGGTGTCACCACCGTCAAGACGCACATCACCACGCTGATGACCAAGACCGGCAGCCGCAACCGCGTCCGTCTCGCCGTCCTCGCCGCCCGGCACGGCCTGCTCCCCGAGTGA
- a CDS encoding sensor histidine kinase has product MGLALCRAPAASPLVVTGQSLVLLAAERFGDATPIALKLLVALNLLELTAQRLRRRDVVLGAGVVSSTYLVIGAGRIGSEPGDVLYKTALAVGAPLLVGAYLHSTHRLLLKSRERVAEAERNRLLAAQMARTAERTAISREVHDLVAHHVASIVLRVGVARHVVDTADDRVREVLDDVHETSARAMDDLRRLVAMLRQRDSGVGEDAWPMAPKELVPALEALAVNSRRAGVTVNLRIDPAVGDVDSLQAVAVLRIVQEGLTNTGKHAGPGTTVRVDVRREPWGGTTVDIADDGGVPASARPVHKGHKGHKRADAAGLAARGGTGSFGTFGTGHGIVGLRERATLLGGTFHAGPDATGTGWRVTATLPPVYSDGESAVWSPPGDRDDRIEEVGR; this is encoded by the coding sequence GTGGGACTGGCCCTGTGTCGCGCCCCGGCGGCATCGCCGTTGGTGGTGACGGGACAGTCGCTGGTCCTCCTCGCGGCCGAACGGTTCGGCGACGCGACCCCGATCGCCCTGAAGCTCCTTGTCGCGCTCAACCTCCTGGAACTGACCGCACAGCGCCTCCGACGCCGCGACGTCGTGCTCGGAGCAGGTGTCGTGTCGTCGACCTACCTGGTGATCGGCGCGGGCCGCATCGGCTCGGAGCCCGGCGACGTCCTGTACAAGACGGCCCTGGCGGTCGGCGCCCCGCTGCTGGTCGGGGCGTACCTGCATTCCACACATCGGCTTCTTCTCAAGTCCCGCGAACGCGTCGCCGAGGCGGAGCGGAACCGCTTGCTGGCCGCCCAGATGGCGCGCACGGCCGAGCGCACCGCGATCTCCCGGGAGGTCCACGACCTGGTCGCCCACCACGTCGCCTCCATAGTGCTGCGGGTCGGTGTGGCGCGTCATGTCGTCGACACGGCCGACGACCGGGTCCGGGAGGTCTTGGACGATGTCCACGAGACCTCCGCCCGTGCGATGGACGACCTCAGGCGCCTTGTCGCGATGCTCAGACAGCGCGACTCCGGCGTTGGCGAGGACGCGTGGCCCATGGCCCCCAAGGAACTGGTTCCCGCGCTGGAAGCCCTCGCGGTCAACAGCCGTCGTGCCGGCGTGACGGTCAACCTGCGCATCGACCCCGCGGTAGGCGACGTCGACTCGCTCCAGGCCGTCGCGGTGCTGCGGATTGTGCAGGAAGGCTTGACCAATACCGGCAAACACGCGGGGCCCGGCACGACGGTACGAGTGGATGTGCGGCGCGAGCCCTGGGGTGGCACCACGGTGGACATCGCCGACGACGGCGGCGTGCCGGCGTCGGCGCGACCGGTACACAAGGGGCACAAGGGGCACAAGCGTGCGGACGCCGCCGGACTCGCGGCCCGGGGCGGGACCGGGTCGTTCGGCACCTTCGGCACCGGACACGGCATTGTCGGCCTCCGTGAGCGTGCGACCCTGCTCGGTGGCACGTTCCACGCCGGGCCCGACGCCACGGGAACGGGGTGGCGCGTCACCGCGACACTCCCGCCCGTGTACAGCGACGGCGAGTCCGCGGTGTGGTCGCCGCCAGGCGACCGCGACGACCGGATTGAGGAGGTCGGCAGGTGA
- a CDS encoding transporter substrate-binding domain-containing protein, with amino-acid sequence MAAVLAAASLSLAAGCSSGGGSGVQSADSGGPASTAASAPSDRSAAPAPHDYTVDTAASVPGSAHWTQAHQRGQLVVSIPHSGTPGVASKVNGGDRYSGFDIEIATMIAADIGFGPDRIRVVPGPTMDSAGGRLRWPNDVDFSVGLTWIDTGDGTQPPFLLSDPYYAGGAALLVARNNDAITTTTDPLAGRRLCLVEGDDNQEDAKTAYPQAVQVPLPQLANCEASLLGGQVDAVYGPDLDLRGLAAERPDDVRPVGPPVSPPGLAVAVPTGETALRDAINASLRHHIDNGDWQAAYQATLGPSGATASPPPATREPRTGS; translated from the coding sequence GTGGCTGCCGTGCTCGCCGCCGCGTCGCTGTCGCTCGCCGCGGGCTGCTCCTCCGGTGGCGGGAGCGGCGTTCAATCCGCCGACAGCGGAGGACCGGCGTCCACGGCCGCCTCGGCGCCGAGCGACCGGTCCGCCGCACCGGCCCCCCACGACTACACGGTCGACACCGCGGCCTCGGTACCGGGCTCGGCCCACTGGACGCAGGCGCACCAACGCGGGCAACTCGTCGTCTCCATCCCGCACTCGGGTACGCCCGGCGTGGCGTCCAAGGTGAACGGCGGCGACCGCTATTCCGGGTTCGACATCGAGATCGCCACCATGATCGCCGCCGACATCGGCTTCGGCCCGGACCGGATACGGGTGGTGCCGGGCCCCACGATGGACAGCGCCGGCGGGCGGCTGCGATGGCCGAACGACGTCGACTTCAGCGTCGGCCTCACCTGGATCGACACCGGAGACGGCACACAACCGCCGTTCCTGCTCTCCGACCCGTACTACGCGGGCGGTGCCGCCCTGCTGGTGGCCAGGAACAACGACGCGATCACCACGACCACCGACCCCCTGGCCGGCCGTCGCCTGTGCCTGGTCGAGGGTGACGACAACCAGGAAGATGCCAAGACGGCGTATCCGCAGGCGGTGCAGGTACCCCTGCCCCAATTGGCCAACTGCGAGGCAAGCCTTCTCGGCGGCCAGGTCGACGCCGTCTACGGCCCGGACCTCGACCTGCGCGGACTCGCCGCCGAACGCCCCGACGACGTACGGCCGGTCGGTCCACCGGTCAGCCCGCCAGGCCTGGCCGTGGCGGTGCCGACCGGGGAGACCGCGCTGCGCGACGCGATCAATGCCTCCCTGCGCCACCACATCGACAACGGCGACTGGCAGGCCGCCTACCAGGCCACCCTGGGCCCGTCGGGCGCCACCGCGTCACCACCGCCCGCGACCCGGGAACCGCGCACGGGCTCATGA